One region of Triticum aestivum cultivar Chinese Spring chromosome 6B, IWGSC CS RefSeq v2.1, whole genome shotgun sequence genomic DNA includes:
- the LOC123135215 gene encoding disease resistance protein Pik-2 has product MEATALSIGKSVLNGAIWYAKSAIVEEVALQYGVHRNKAFITDELEMMQSFLMVAHDERDEHNKVVRTWVKQVRDVAYDVEDGLQDFVLRVHGKSWWRIPRTFLDRRHVANQMKELRAKVKDVSQRNVRYHLINCASKASDLSITTAAAMFGIDEAGTHATSQHESGSRLDLTQLIVNNKKGLGSDQTGVIGVWGTSGTLGHTSIIWEAYENTNIKLNFPCRAWVRVTHPFNRKEFVESIVEQFRGTSAGVVEFLLEPEAKKTTHELAHEYNGYVSKNRYLIVLTELSTIEEWHRIKTCFPENKLGSRIIVSTEHVEVASLCPGQESIASGLKQLSAEQTIYAFYQQRSQDVTYSWKPTSSSILPCTAENEIQEEQSNDNTDGKMIVQNMPTRINMMPCTFEDFQLIGREKEKSDIIGLIRKHACTQKLQVIALWGMGGIGKTTLIKDVYQRQEVSDMFEKHAFVTVLRPFKLEELLRSLACQFEAKKTGMDFAGDSEKDIALMGVAKLTELLGRRSQGKKCLMILDDLSSVMEWDKLMPSLLAMKNPSLVIVITTRREDIAKHCCQKPEYMQEAECIRSLSGLQDKHACDLFINKVFKNKSTDLAKHYPELVEPAKLILRKCNGLPLAIVTIGGFLADQPTKTAAEWRKLNEHISVELEMNPKLEVIKTVLMKSYDGLPYYLKSCFLYMSIFSEDRNVSRRRLVYRWIAEGYSQDRSGADRYFMELIERSMILPTQQSVYSIQGFDSCQLHDLIRDISIAKSVEENLVFRLEEGCSSNTHGAVRHLAISSNWKGDEREFQSTVELSRIRSLTVYGKYRPFYISNKMRFLRVLDLEDTIGLTDHHLEIIGKLIHLRFLSLRRCLDISYLPDSVGNLRQLETLDIRYTRILVLPKTITKLSKLRYLHAGVSYGVKVPVGIRKVNTLHTLRYVNLLEGNAIMQEIISLTGLRKLGVFGINAKNGPEFCVAISRLSCLESLSVRSEKKDLHDCLHGMSWPPEKLQTLKLRGCLNGLPEWIKGLENLVKLNLELTGLLGDSETMQVIGNLPNLSILRLLDRGIEEPISITFQAGLFRSLVVFYLVCMHVKIESLEFEQTAMPKLEVLSLRLFDSATGISGLGFLPSIREVQLIVEFYSFHIQCTEDITHREAHNEARRREYTVKEDIRKQLTSNKNGPTLKVQHMCRREQEQKQFLLNFVQT; this is encoded by the exons ATGGAGGCGACGGCGCTGAGCATTGGCAAATCAGTGCTAAATGGAGCTATTTGGTACGCCAAATCCGCCATCGTGGAGGAGGTAGCTCTGCAGTACGGAGTCCATCGCAACAAGGCCTTCATCACAGATGAGCTGGAGATGATGCAGTCTTTCTTGATGGTGGCACACGATGAGCGAGATGAGCACAATAAGGTGGTGAGGACCTGGGTGAAGCAGGTCCGTGACGTGGCCTATGATGTCGAGGATGGCCTCCAGGACTTTGTCCTCCGCGTCCATGGGAAATCCTGGTGGCGCATCCCTCGCACGTTCCTCGATCGGCGCCATGTCGCCAATCAGATGAAGGAGCTGCgtgccaaggtcaaggacgtgagcCAGAGGAACGTGCGGTACCACCTCATCAACTGTGCCTCCAAAGCTTCTGACCTCTCCATCACCACTGCTGCAGCCATGTTTGGTATCGATGAAGCAGGAACTCATGCCACAAGTCAGCATGAATCAGGATCAAGATTGGATCTTACTCAGCTGATTGTCAACAACAAGAAAGGCTTGGGCTCAGACCAAACTGGAGTTATTGGAGTGTGGGGAACAAGCGGCACCCTCGGGCATACCTCCATCATCTGGGAGGCCTATGAGAATACAAACATCAAACTCAACTTCCCATGCCGGGCCTGGGTCAGGGTGACGCACCCTTTCAATCGCAAAGAGTTTGTTGAGAGTATAGTGGAACAATTTCGAGGAACCTCTGCAGGGGTGGTTGAATTTCTTCTGGAGCCAGAGGCAAAGAAGACGACGCACGAGTTGGCTCATGAGTACAACGGATATGTCAGCAAGAATAGATACCTGATTGTGCTTACTGAACTATCCACCATTGAAGAATGGCATCGAATAAAAACTTGCTTCCCAGAAAACAAACTGGGAAGCCGAATCATAGTGTCCACAGAGCATGTTGAAGTTGCAAGTTTATGCCCGGGCCAGGAAAGTATTGCATCGGGGCTCAAGCAATTGTCTGCTGAACAGACTATCTATGCTTTCTACCAGCAG AGGTCCCAAGATGTTACATATTCATGGAAGCCAACATCTAGCTCAATACTACCCTGCACTGCTGAGAATGAGATACAAGAAGAACAATCTAATGATAATACTGATGGAAAGATGATAGTACAAAATATGCCCACACGCATCAACATGATGCCATGTACTTTTGAGGATTTTCAGCTTATTGGGCGGGAGAAAGAAAAGTCTGATATTATTGGATTAATTCGAAAACACGCTTGTACTCAAAAACTTCAGGTGATCGCGCTCTGGGGAATGGGTGGTATTGGAAAAACCACTCTAATCAAAGATGTATACCAGAGACAAGAGGTTAGCGACATGTTTGAGAAACATGCTTTTGTCACAGTTTTGCGACCTTTCAAGCTTGAGGAGCTCCTTAGAAGCTTAGCATGTCAGTTCGAAGCAAAGAAGACCGGCATGGACTTTGCAGGCGATAGCGAAAAAGATATTGCTTTGATGggagttgcaaagttgactgaacTGTTGGGCAGACGTTCACAAGGAAAAAAGTGTCTGATGATTCTCGATGACCTATCATCGGTCATGGAATGGGATAAATTGATGCCGAGTTTACTTGCAATGAAAAATCCAAGCTTGGTTATTGTGATCACAACAAGGCGAGAGGATATTGCTAAACATTGTTGCCAGAAACCAGAGTACATGCAAGAAGCAGAGTGCATACGCTCGCTCAGTGGTCTACAAGACAAACATGCATGTGACCTCTTCATAAATAAG GTATTTAAGAATAAATCCACAGATTTGGCCAAGCACTATCCAGAATTGGTTGAACCCGCCAAGCTCATCCTAAGGAAGTGCAATGGACTTCCTCTTGCTATAGTCACTATAGGTGGTTTCTTGGCGGACCAACCAACAAAAACTGCTGCGGAGTGGAGGAAATTAAATGAGCATATCAGTGTTGAGCTAGAGATGAATCCAAAGCTTGAGGTCATAAAAACAGTCCTTATGAAAAGTTATGATGGCTTACCCTATTACCTCAAGTCTTGTTTTTTGTACATGTCCATCTTTTCCGAAGACCGCAATGTTAGCCGGCGACGATTGGTGTACCGATGGATCGCAGAAGGTTACTCGCAGGATAGATCCGGAGCGGATAGATACTTCATGGAACTCATAGAGAGAAGCATGATATTACCAACTCAGCAATCAGTTTACAGCATACAAGGATTTGACTCCTGCCAGCTACATGATCTGATCCGTGATATCAGCATTGCCAAGTCAGTGGAGGAAAATCTTGTTTTCAGGCTGGAGGAAGGTTGTAGCTCGAACACTCATGGTGCGGTGCGTCACCTTGCCATAAGCAGCAATTGGAAAGGAGATGAGCGTGAGTTCCAGAGCACCGTGGAGCTGTCCCGTATAAGGTCATTGACGGTGTATGGCAAGTACAGGCCATTTTACATTTCCAATAAGATGAGGTTTCTTCGGGTGCTGGACCTTGAAGATACAATAGGTCTCACTGATCATCACCTTGAGATCATTGGGAAGCTTATTCATCTCAGATTCCTTTCTCTAAGAAGGTGTTTGGACATCTCCTACCTTCCAGATTCCGTGGGTAACCTGAGACAACTTGAGACACTAGACATCAGATATACACGAATATTGGTGCTGCCCAAAACCATCACCAAGCTGAGCAAGCTACGTTATCTGCATGCTGGCGTGAGTTATGGTGTTAAGGTTCCAGTAGGGATTAGGAAAGTGAATACCCTGCACACGCTGCGGTATGTGAACCTTTTGGAGGGGAATGCCATCATGCAGGAGATAATAAGTCTAACCGGCTTGCGCAAGCTAGGAGTGTTTGGCATCAACGCGAAAAATGGTCCGGAGTTCTGTGTAGCCATTTCTAGACTCAGCTGTCTTGAATCTTTGTCAGTTCGGTCAGAAAAAAAGGATTTACATGACTGCTTGCATGGTATGTCTTGGCCTCCGGAAAAACTGCAGACCCTCAAACTGCGTGGCTGCCTAAATGGTTTGCCAGAATGGATCAAGGGGCTTGAGAATCTCGTGAAGCTCAATCTAGAATTGACCGGGCTACTAGGAGATAGTGAAACCATGCAAGTCATTGGGAACCTACCAAACCTATCCATTCTTCGTTTGCTGGACCGTGGTATTGAAGAACCTATCAGTATCACTTTCCAGGCTGGCCTTTTCAGAAGCCTCGTGGTATTCTATCTTGTTTGCATGCATGTGAAAATCGAATCACTGGAGTTTGAGCAGACAGCAATGCCGAAACTTGAGGTGTTGAGCCTGCGACTATTTGATTCTGCAACGGGCATTTCTGGGCTGGGATTTCTCCCAAGCATCAGGGAAGTACAGCTCATTGTGGAGTTTTACTCATTTCATATCCAATGCACTGAAGATATAACACATAGAGAAGCACACAATGAAGCAAGGCGCAGGGAATACACAGTCAAGGAGGACATCAGGAAGCAGCTCACCAGCAATAAAAATGGTCCCACTTTGAAGGTGCAACATATGTGTCGTCGGGAACAAGAACAGAAGCAGTTTCTGTTAAATTTTGTGCAAACATAA